CTCGTCGCCAGCGGCGTCCGGGTCGCGCAGCGGGCGCAGGCCGCCGGGCAGGTCAGGGAGCTGGAATGAGTACCGGCCGAGCATGTTGATGTGGTGCCGTACGAACGGTGAGAGGCGGGCGACGTCCTCGTCGCGGACGTCGAAGCCGTCCGCGCGCAACTGGTTGACCGCGGCGTCCATGTACCGAGTGTTGAAGAGCACGAGGGCGTTGAGGACCAGGCCGAGGGCGCCGATCTGGTCCTCCATGCCGTCCTGGTAGCGCTGGTACAGCTGCCCCTGCTTCCCGTGGAAGATCTTCCGGGCGAGGGCGTGGCGGCCCTCCTGGAGGTTGGCCTGCACCTTGATCTGCCGGCGGTAGCCGGGCTCGTCGGCCAGGCGCAGGATGTGCAGGGTCTTGGAGATCCGCCCGTAGTGGGCGATCGCGTCGCCGAGCGGGGTCGGGCGCCCGTCGCGGGAGAGCATGCGGATTACGTCGTACGCGCGGACGGCGCCGGTGTGGATGGAGCCGATGATCCGCAGGATGTCCTCCCAGTGGCGTTCGATCCGGGCGAGATCGATCCGGCCGCGGGCCGCGTCCTGGAAGGCGCCGTAGTCGGCGGTGCGGTCGATGCGCCACATCTTCTGGTCGGGCAGGTCCGCGAGCTGCGGCGCGTACGCGAACCCGGCCAGAGTGAGCAGGCCGAAGACGATGTCGCTGTAGCTCGCGGTGTCGGTGACGATCATCTCGGGGCGCTTGCCGCCGTCGCGGTCGTAGAGGACGTCCATCACATACAGCGAGTCGCGCGGGGTGCCGGCCACCACCTTCCCGCCCAGCCCCGCCGCCTGATCGTTGATCATGTTGAGCCAGGTGGCCCCGCCCCGGCGGCCGAAGTACTTCGGGTTCGGCCGGGCGTACACGCTGGGGACGGGGACGACGAACCGCATGCCGTCCACGGAAGCGACCAGGCCACCGCCCCAGACTTGCGCGAGCGGACGCCTGATAGTCGATCAGCGTGGCGTTCGCCGCCCGGTACGTCGCCAGCCTCAGATAGGTCTGGTCGACGTGGGACAGACGGCCGTACTTCAGCGGGTCGGCGGCGCCGATGACGGGGGTGTAGCCGACGTTGCAACTGTGCGCGACCAGCAGCGCGGCAATCGTCACGTGCAGGTCCCTCAGCCTCGCCTCGCTGCCGGTGACCGAGGTGAACGCCTGGTCGGCGCCGGTCCACGAGAACACCTCCAGCAGGGCTTCCGGCAGGTCGACGCGGGGCAGCATCGCCTCCACCGCCTCCCGCAGGGCCCGCAGGGAGGCAGGTTCGGGCTCCGGCTCCAGGGCGGCGAAGTGCAGCCGCCCGTCGTCGTCGAACACGATTTGGGAGTTCGTCGGCACCCGGGCCGCGACCTCCCGGTAGGTGCCGTCCAGCAGCGCCGCCCGCGCGGCCAGGTGCTCCCCGGCCGTGGCGGGCAGGTTGAGCGAGGCGAGCACGGTGGGCTTGGTCTGCTGCCACGCCTCACCGTCGAGGAGCTTGGCCCGCGGGTCGCCCCACTTGGAGGAGTTCTTCGCGAATACCTGCTTGCTCCGCAGCATCCGGTGCAGCTGCTCCAGCACGCAGAACGCGTACGCCTTCCAGTCCACCGTGCCCGGCTCCAGGTGCGGCGCGGACAGCACCAGCCGCCGCCACGAACCGGCCAGCAGACCGGTGTCGATCTCGGCGGGGCCGACCTTCTTGCGGCCCATCAGGTCCGGCAGCGACTTCAGCGCGTTCAGGACCGGCAGGCCCTCCGGAGTGGCGTCGAAGTCGACCACGTCCACCAGCAGCTTCAGGAACGGCCGTACGACGGCGAACCGGGTGACCAGCTGGGTCCGCCATGCCTCGTCCGCGTCCGAGTCGAGCGGCGGGGTCAGCTCGAACAGCGCGGCGATCGCGGCCGCCAGCTCGTGGCGCGGCACCACCTGCTCGATCCGCGCCCACATCGCATCCAGCGTTTCCACCTCGGGCGGGGTGATCTCCCCGGTGTCGGTGTCGACCTGCTCGGACGTGGTGTCGAACACGATCTGGAACGCGGTGGCCAGCTTCGCCGAGGCCCGCTCCACCTTCGGCAGGGTCTTCAGCTTCTCCTTCATCGTCTCCCGCTCGGCCCTGGCCAGCAGCTTCGTGGCGATGAGCACTTCGAGCAGGTCCAGGGCGTCATCGACCGCGCGGGACGTCAGGTAAACCGCGGTGGCCAGCAACGTGGCCAGCCGCCGGGAGTCCCCGTGCCGCCTGAGCAGCGACGCCTTGCCGTCGACCCCGTACCGCGACAACTCCGCCAGCCGCCGCGGCGGTATCCCGGACACGTCCACCTCACCCATCCCAAAAGCGGCGATCTCCTCCGCCCTCTGAAGCGCCCACTTCATCTGAGGCCCGGAGATCCGCACCGGGCCCCGCCGCAGCCGGTCCAGCTCCGACACCCGGGCACCCGGCGGCACGCTCAACAGGGAGTCGAGCACGGCCCGCTGACCGGTGCTCAGCAGGCCGTACAGGGTGTCCCACAGCCGGTTGTTCGCCGCCTCCCTCACCGTGCCCACCAGCCGGGCCAGTCGGCTCGCCCCGGGCAGCAGCACCCGGCGCTCGCGCAGCCACCCGCCCGCCGCGTCGAACAGCGACTTCGGCCCGTCGCCCGTCGTCCAGGCCCGCGCATCCAGCCACTCGCTCAGCTCGTCCCGCACCTCGGCGAAGTCCCGCCAGCCCCCGGCCTCCTGGATCTCCCCGGCGTGCGTACGCGCCGTCCCGTCCCGCTCGCCGTACTCCTTCAAACACGACGCATCCGCGATCCCCAGCTGCTCGGCCAGATACTCGGCGACCTCCGCCGGCACCTGCCGCGGGTCCGGCATGAACCGGCCCAGGTACCGCACACTCGTCAGCTGGACCGCGAACCCGAGCCGGTTGTGTGCACGCCGCTTGGCCTGCACCTTCTCCAGATCCGAGTCATCCAGGAAGAAATACCGCTCCAGCTCCGCACGGGACGGCACTCCGTTGAACGCCGCGTACTGGGCTGCCTGTTGATCCGACAAGAACTCGACCGCCACGAGGGCCTCCGAAGATCGACAACATCGACCCGCGAAGGCTCCGCCGTACGATCAGCCCAGGTCAAAGCGCCGAATAGGACCGCGAGGGCTTAGCGCACGATCTGACACGGATGTTCCTCAACCCCCGAGTCGGGACGGCGTGGTCGAGGCCGTGCGTGTCCTGCGACTCGCCCGCCGCAGCGCGGTCAAGGCCCGCACCCAGGCGATGAACCAGATACGCGGCCTGCTCGTCTCAGCCCCCGCGATGCTGCGTGAACAGGTCGCCGGTCTGGACCGGGCCGCACTGATACGCACACTCACCCGGCTGCGGCCCGGAGACGATCTGTCGCGGCCGCTGACGGCGACCCGGGCATCGCTGCGCCGCCTGGCCCGGCGTCACCAGGCACTTGACGCCGAGATCGCCGACCTCGACACCGAGATCGGCCCGCTGGTCAAACGGGCCGCCCCGCAGCTGCCGGAGCTGTTCGGCGTCGGCCCCGAGACCGCCGGCCAGCTGCTGGCCTCGGCTGGGGACAACCCGGAGCGGATGCGGTCCGAGGGCGCGTTCGCGCACCTGGCGGGGGTCGCACCGATCCCGGCCTCGTCCGGACGAACCCACCGCCACCGCCTCAACCGCGGTGGCGACCGGGCGGCGAACAACGCCCTGCACACCATCGTCCTCACCCGCATGCGCTTCGACGAACGCACCCGCGCCTACGTCGAACGCCGCACCAAGGAAGGGCTGAACAAGAAGGACATCATGCGCTGCCTCAAGCGATTCGTCGCCCGCGAGGTCTACCCCGCTCTGACCAGCACACCAACCGAACAAATCACTCAAACCGACCTGGCTCCAGCGGCTTGACAGCCATAGGAGCATCCCTGGCCGGGCGGGCGCCCGCCCCGGGGCCCGGTGCCGCGTCAGCCGGGTGAGCCGCCGGCCGAGTTCCGTCAGCCGATGCCGCGCCGGCCGGGTGCGCCGCCGGTCGAGTTGCGTCAGCCGGATGCGCCGTCAGCCGTCGGTTGCCGTGCGACCGCGGCCAGGCGGGCGGCGGCCACGACGGCGAGGACGGCGACCGCGACCCCGGCGGCCATCGCCGCCGGGTAGCGCAGCGGGAGCTCCGCCGAGGGCGGGTAGAGCACGATGCCGACGAGGGCGATGCCGAGCGCCGCGGCGAGCTGCTGCGTGGTGGCCAGGACGCCGGCTCCGGCGCCCGCGTCCCGGGGCGGCACCCTGCTCATCACGGCGCCGGTCAGCAGAGGGACGATCATGCCGTTGCCCACTCCGTAGACGGCCATGCCGGCCAGCAGCAGTGCCAGGGACGCGCCGCCTCCCCCCAGGGCCGCGGCGGCCGGCGCCGCGGCGAGACCCAGGGCGATCAGGGCGGCGGAGGAGACGAGCACCCCGTCGCCGAAGCGCGCCCGCAGCGGTACGGCGATCCTCGAGCCCACGGCGATGGCGACGGCCGCGGGGGTGAACGCCAGGCCCGCCTCGGCCGAGCTCAGGCCCGCCTCGTCCTGGAGGTACAGGGCGAGGACGACGGCGAAGGGCACGGTGGCGGTGTAGAGCAGGAAGTTGAGCAGGACGCCGTACGCGAAGACGGGCACGGAGAACAGGCCCAGCGGCAGCAGCGCCGGCCGTCCCTCGCGGGCCCGGGCGCGCTGATGGCGTACGAAGACGGTCCCGAGCAGGTATCCGGCGGCGCACACGGCCAGACCGGTGGGCAGGAACGGCCACTCCCCGGCCGCGGCGAGCGGCAGCAGCACACAGGCCACGGACAGGGCGCCGAGCACCGCGCCGGTGACGTCGACCCCCTGCCCGGAGAGCGCCGGCCGGTCCGCGTCCAGCGTCGCCGGCAGGAGCAGGAACGCCGCCAGGCAGAGCGGCACGGCGACGAGGAAGACCGTGCGCCAGCCCAGGCCGAACAGGTCCCAGGCCGGCAGGGCACCGCCGAGGACCTGGCCGCACACCATGCCCAGGCTCATCGACACGGCGAACCAGGACAGCGCCTTCTGCTGCTCACCGGGCGGGAACTGGGTCCGGATCAGGGCCAGGACCTGCGGCTGCAGCATCGCCGCGGCCGCGCCCTGGGCGAGCCGGGCCGCGATCAGCGACCCGGGGGACCAGGCGAGCGCGCAGACCAGCGAGGTCAGCGCGAAGACGGCGATGCCGGCCCGGTACATGCGCCGTCGCCCGAACAGGTCGCCGAGCCGGCCGCCGGTGATCAGCCCCAGGCCGTAGACCAGGCCGTAGCCCCCGACCACGGCCTGGAACTCGAACGGTGTGAGCCGGAACGACTCGCCGACCGACGGCGCCGCGAGATTGACGCAGAACTGGTCGAAGAGCGAGAGGAAGGGGCCGATCAGCAGCAGCGCGAGCGCCTGCCGCCGGCGCGGGTTGGGCGGGGGCGGAGCGGTGTCACGGCCGGTGGCGGTCCGGTGGCCGCCGAGCCGGGCCCCGGTCGCCGCGCCGACGAGTTCCTCTGCCATGTTCCGCCGTCCCCTCCCGTGTCCTGCGGACATCCCAGGAGCGGACCGGGTGCGCGGCAAGCGGACTTGGCTGAGTCCTCGCGGGCCGGCCTGCCCGGTGGAGGCTTGCGCAACTCGCCGTGGACGCGTCGCCGGCCGGCCGCACATCCTGCCGACGCAACCGACGCAGAGAGGCTGTTGCCATGGAAAGCGGTCGTTCGGCGGTGCGCCCCTCCCCCGGCACGGGAAACGATCAGGAGGACGCCCGCGGCCTCGTGCTGCGGTTCCTCGACGGCGACGTCCGTGCCGACCCGTACCCCCTGCTGAACCGCATCCGCGAGGCGGGCCCGGTGTGGCTGGGCGACGGGGTCGTCGTCCTCTCCTCGCACGCCCACTGCGAGGCCGCCCTGCACGCGGCGGAGGATGCGCCCGCCTCCGCCGCCGGCTGCCCGGTCTCCGCGGCCCGGCTGCGCAGCGCGGTGGACCGCGCGTTCCCCGCGGACGCCGTGACGGGCCTCGCCCCCCTGGTCCGCTCCCTCGTCGACGACCGCCTGGACTCGGTGGCGACGCGCGGCCGTCTCGAAGCGGTCAGCGACCTCGCCCATCCGGTGCCGATGGCCGTCCTGTCGCACCTGCTGGGTCTGCCGGCCGGCGACGCGCAGTGGCTGCACCGGCGGGCCTCGGCGCTGGCCCCGGCCCTGGACCTCGGCCAGGCGCCCACCGGCGCGGAGACCTCCGGGGACTCGGCGGCCCGCCGGGCGGAGACCGAGCTGGCGGCGTACCTCGCCGAGGCGGTGGCCGACCGGCGGCGACGCACCGGCGGCGACGACCTGCTCTCCCGGCTGATCCGGGCGGACGAGCACGGTGAACGGCTCAACGACGCCGAGGCCGTGTCGGCCGGCCTGCTCCTGCTCGCCTCCGGGTACGAGACCACCTCGGCCCTCGTCTCGGGCGGCATCCTGGCGCTGCTGCGGGCCCCGCACGAGATCGACACCCTCCGCCGCGACCCGGCCCACGCCCGGCATCTGGTGGAGGAGACGCTGCGGCTCGACCCGCCGCTCCAGGTCGTCCGGCGACGCGCCGGCACCGACCTCGACCTGCCCGGCACCCGGGTGCCGCGGGGCACGGTGACGGTGCTGCTGCTCGCGGCGGCGCACCGCGACCCGGCGGTGGCCGCCAGCCCCGACGTCTTCGCGCC
The Streptomyces tirandamycinicus DNA segment above includes these coding regions:
- a CDS encoding MFS transporter; the protein is MAEELVGAATGARLGGHRTATGRDTAPPPPNPRRRQALALLLIGPFLSLFDQFCVNLAAPSVGESFRLTPFEFQAVVGGYGLVYGLGLITGGRLGDLFGRRRMYRAGIAVFALTSLVCALAWSPGSLIAARLAQGAAAAMLQPQVLALIRTQFPPGEQQKALSWFAVSMSLGMVCGQVLGGALPAWDLFGLGWRTVFLVAVPLCLAAFLLLPATLDADRPALSGQGVDVTGAVLGALSVACVLLPLAAAGEWPFLPTGLAVCAAGYLLGTVFVRHQRARAREGRPALLPLGLFSVPVFAYGVLLNFLLYTATVPFAVVLALYLQDEAGLSSAEAGLAFTPAAVAIAVGSRIAVPLRARFGDGVLVSSAALIALGLAAAPAAAALGGGGASLALLLAGMAVYGVGNGMIVPLLTGAVMSRVPPRDAGAGAGVLATTQQLAAALGIALVGIVLYPPSAELPLRYPAAMAAGVAVAVLAVVAAARLAAVARQPTADGASG
- a CDS encoding cytochrome P450; this translates as MESGRSAVRPSPGTGNDQEDARGLVLRFLDGDVRADPYPLLNRIREAGPVWLGDGVVVLSSHAHCEAALHAAEDAPASAAGCPVSAARLRSAVDRAFPADAVTGLAPLVRSLVDDRLDSVATRGRLEAVSDLAHPVPMAVLSHLLGLPAGDAQWLHRRASALAPALDLGQAPTGAETSGDSAARRAETELAAYLAEAVADRRRRTGGDDLLSRLIRADEHGERLNDAEAVSAGLLLLASGYETTSALVSGGILALLRAPHEIDTLRRDPAHARHLVEETLRLDPPLQVVRRRAGTDLDLPGTRVPRGTVTVLLLAAAHRDPAVAASPDVFAPGGASPHLAFGAGPHHCPGAPLARLIARTVLVRFAQRALAPRFALGSPSYRPTAALRGLRALWVDADGFAPRDLPWQPPAA